The following are from one region of the Paenibacillus protaetiae genome:
- a CDS encoding alpha/beta fold hydrolase yields the protein MYDDLYGPYFQGLNGYNSDPYALLAYYNGRYPYLYTGMPQRPRIRTVEPLTFVLVHGSWADVTFWDGVAAGLRKLGHHVYVPEYPGHGAMTDKKVTHAQISRAIADDMIHNNVHQAVLVGHSFGGSVIQKTAELVPDRIKRLVFLDAFVLKDGESVSDEFPPDVRSMFEALRKSSADDTIMLPYPVFRETFVNLAGQDLVNRLYSRISPEPAAPLFEKLDLKTYYSLTIPKSYIYLIEDNVFPQGSNEFGWHPHMSSRLGLFRLLKGFGDHMTTAATEPMKLAYLIYSAGRD from the coding sequence ATGTATGACGACCTGTATGGGCCATATTTCCAAGGCCTGAACGGATATAATTCCGACCCGTATGCGTTGCTTGCCTACTATAACGGCCGTTATCCGTACCTATACACCGGAATGCCGCAGCGGCCGCGCATCCGTACGGTTGAGCCGCTTACGTTTGTACTCGTGCATGGGTCTTGGGCAGACGTTACATTCTGGGACGGCGTAGCCGCCGGCTTAAGAAAGCTGGGGCATCACGTCTATGTGCCGGAATATCCCGGCCATGGAGCTATGACGGATAAAAAAGTGACTCACGCCCAAATCTCCCGCGCCATTGCAGATGATATGATTCACAATAATGTGCATCAGGCAGTGCTGGTCGGGCATAGCTTTGGCGGGAGCGTGATTCAGAAAACGGCGGAGCTTGTGCCGGACCGGATTAAACGGCTGGTATTTCTGGACGCATTTGTCTTAAAGGACGGAGAAAGCGTCTCCGATGAGTTCCCGCCCGATGTGCGCAGCATGTTTGAAGCTCTCCGCAAAAGCTCGGCTGACGACACGATCATGCTGCCTTATCCGGTATTCCGCGAAACATTCGTTAATCTCGCGGGACAGGATCTGGTCAACCGGCTGTACAGCCGGATCTCGCCGGAGCCGGCTGCGCCGCTGTTTGAGAAGCTTGATTTGAAAACCTATTATTCGTTGACCATTCCGAAAAGCTATATCTATTTGATTGAAGACAACGTATTCCCGCAAGGAAGCAATGAATTCGGCTGGCACCCGCATATGTCTTCCCGGCTTGGACTATTCCGCTTGCTGAAAGGGTTCGGCGACCATATGACGACCGCCGCAACAGAACCGATGAAGCTGGCTTACCTGATTTACTCCGCCGGTAGAGATTA